The window TTTTGGTAAACCCAAGCGGCCGAACACTTTTTGTTTCCGTAAATCTTGACCCGGGCCAGTAAGGCTGATATCATCTTGTTAAAGATGTCCATACTATAATATAATTTCTCACAACTTTAATTTATGTAATGAAGGGCATTGGTAAAGGGGAGTAACTTCCTCGTGCGAGGTGGTAATACCGTCATGCCGGCTAATGAAAGTCCGGTATTACCATAGCTTCGGCTAAAGTGAGACCTTTACCTTGGTTAACTTATTAATCAAGGTAAAGGTCTTTTATTTTGGTAAAAATATTTATAGAAAGGAGCAGAGGACAAGGAGATGGATGGGACACTGTTGCTTGAATACGCATGGACTTTAATTGTTATAGTTGGTCTGGAGGGAATTTTGGCGGCTGACAATGCCCTGGTCCTGGCGATAATGGTTAAACACCTGCCCGAAAAAGCAAGAAAAAAAGCACTTTTATACGGTTTAGGAGGCGCATTTCTATTTAGATTCGCCTCATTATTCATTATTTCTTTTTTAGTAGGGGTTTGGCAGGTACAAGCTATAGGAGCTGCTTATTTACTCTTTATAAGCATCAATCATATTGTTAAAGAGTTTTTCATCAATGGTAAAGAACACGAGGCAAGAAGAATAAAAACTAAGAAAGGCGAGGGCTTCTGGACAACTGTCATTAAGGTAGAGCTGGCCGATATCGCCTTTGCTGTAGATTCTATATTAGCAGCTGTGGCCCTTGCGCTTACTCTTCCCGATACCAATCTGCCCCCGATAGGAAGTTTAGATGGCGCAAAATTTCTGGTGATTATTTTCGGGGGATTGATAGGAGTTGTTATCATGCGATTTGCTGCTAATTGGCTGGTAAATATTCTTAACCGCAAACCAGGACTGGAAACTGCCGCCTTTATCTTAGTAGGTTGGGTAGGAATAAAACTGGCAATTCATGCCCTTGCCCACCACCAAGTGGCAATAATACCGGAAGAGTTTCCCGAATCACCTGAATGGAAAATTATATTCTGGAGCGTTATGATTGCCGTAGCTGCTGGAGGCTGGTTCCTATCGAAAGATAAAGGAGAAGAGGATAAAGAAGTGGCGGAATCTCCTTAAAGAATAGCATAGCTAAACCAAGCCCCAAGCGGCTAAAATAAAAAAACAGGGACGAAGAAAGTATTCAAATTGCGAACCGTCCCTGATTGAAATGCAAAAATAGGAAGCCTTATACGGCCCGAATTTCCTGCCGCATAAAAATTGCATAGGAAAAAGCGAAACAGACAAAGGTCAGGGCAACTAGCCCGACAATATGCGGCCAAATGAGGGATACGCTAATTTCCAGCGGAAGGCTGGAAGGTATCGCTCCCTCCAGCTGAGTAATATAAACCGGACCTAGGGTTCTGGCCTGCGGCGTAAGGACGACAGTGGTAGCCTCATAATAAAGCGTGGTGGGAGAAAGGCGCTGCAGGTACTGTTCAAGGGTCTGATGGCGCATGATTTCAGCTGCTGTTGCCTCCTGCGGAAGGGGAAGCAAAGCATCCGCCACTACACCGGCAATAATGCTTACAAATATTGTAAAAAACAACCAAGCCGCCATACCGGCTAGGGCAGAGGTTGTTGTCTGCCGAAACAAAATTGAAAATAGGATCGAAAGCCCCATCCAAAAAGAAACATAAATAATACTCAAAATAATAAATACCAACATTCTCGCCATTTCTTCCCCCGTGGGAAAAACTCCTAGAAGGAGAATACCCATCCCCGCCACCAGCAGCACCAGGGCCACCAGCATAATAGAAATAACTGCAACTCCGGCCAAAAATTTGCCGTTGATTACCGAATCCCTGTGAATTGGCTGGGCGAGAAGCCTGATTAAGGTTCCCCGGTTATATTCTCCGTTTATGGAATCAAACCCGAGTGCCAAACCTGCCAGGGGAGCAAGAAAACCTAAAAACGCAAGAAAAGAAGGAAGGGATGATTCGCCCGAAGTGAAAAGAAGCAGAAAAACAAATTCGTTTTTTGCAGCTGCAGCCGTCTCTCGGATGGTCATTCCTGCCACATAGATGGAAGCTAGGCTAGTTATCAAAATGAGGGTGAAAAAGATGATAAATCTTTTCCCGGTAAGATGGTCTGAAAGTTCCTTCTTAAACACCGCTCCCAGGCCAACCGGTGGAGAAATTTTTACCATCGCTCCACCACCTCCTGGCTTTGGAAATATCTCCGGTATATATCGTCAAGGCTGTACCCCTGCAGATGCAGGTGAAGAAGATGGTAACCCTTTTTAAAGATTTCTTCCGTGATCCTCTGCCGCAAATCCCTCTCGCAATGTATCAAATAAAGACCCCTTTCCTTCTCAACGGAAGTTACCCCCTCAATATTTTTCAAAATCCCTTCCAGCTGGTCATTACCATTTCCCACCTGTAGCTCAATAACGAACTTATCTCCTGTCAGCTGACGGTAGAGGTCTTCCAGAGGCCCCTGGGCAATCATTTTCCCCTTCACAAAAATCCCCACCCGGTCACAAACCTTCTGTACCTGGTACAGAAGATGGGAAGAAAGCATTATAGTTTTTCCCCGCTCTCGGGCAAGGAAACTAATCATATTAAGCATTTCCCGCGCCCCCTCGGGGTCTATACCCAGGGTAGGTTCGTCCATGATAATAATTTCCGGGTCCTTTAAAAGCACTTCTGCCAAACCTAGCCGCTGCCTCATACCGCGGGAATAGGTATAAGTTTTCTTGTGTGCTGCATGGGATAGACCAACTTGCTCCAAAACCTCGGCTGCTTTTCTCTCCGCAGTCTTTCCCCTGAGGCCGTTTAATTCCGCTATATAAAGCAGGTTTTCCCTCCCGGTGAGGTCTTCATAAAACCCCACCCGGTCGGGAAGAAAACCCACCTTTCTCTTTATTTCCAGGGGATTCCTTACGGGATCATAGCCAGCTACCATGGCGCTCCCGGAAGTAGGTTCAGTAAGGCCCAACAGCATTAGGATAGTAGTGGTTTTCCCCGCTCCGTTAGGCCCTAACAATCCAAATACTTCTCCCTTATACACGGTTAAACTCAGATTGTCAACTGCGCAAAAGTCACCGTACTTTTTGGTGAGATTTTCGGTTTTAATTATAGCTTCGGCCATAGCCTTCGCCTACCTCCGTCCATATTTTTGAAACAGCCAGTAAACGCCGGCTACAACCCCGGCAATAATAAGAACGCCAATAATCCCCCACATGGTTGAGGTCTTAACCGTAACCCGCAGTTCAAAGTCGTCATAGGCACCGTCTGCGGAGGCACTTATAGTAAAAGCATAGTCTCCGGCAATGGCCCGGGAGGCAGGAATAACAGTTGCGGTTATCGTAGCTGCTTCCCCTGCAGCTAAGGACTTGATTCTTTCAGGTTCAAATTTAACCCTCCAGTTTTGGGGTTCTGAAGCATCAAAAGTAATATCATTAATTTCCTTTGTCCCCAAGTTTTCCACCCGGAGTTTGAGTATGTTTTCCCTGCCGGCAACCGCCGTCATATTTAGACGCCCGGTCTCAGTGGTCAGGTTCAATTCGTAATCTCCCGTTATAATGACCTTCAAGTCAGCTTCCGCACTGGAACGGCTGCCCAGGGCTTTGACTTTAATCGGATATTCCCCTTCTTTTACAAAGCGCGGGGGCTTAACGTTCACCTCCAGTCCCTTGGTGGCACCTTTATCAAGAGTAATTGATGCGATCCGTTCATCCTCGTAGGCCGGGGTAAAATATACTTCCCAACCCGGAGGCGCTACAGCCGAAAGGCTGTACATCTGCTCATAGGAACTTTCATTTACAAGGTCCACACTAAATTGAAAACGCGCATCACTCGGCCCCCTCAGTACTGGATAATCGGTAACAATCGATGTGCCCGCCGCCCCTTCAGGGTCAACCTTAATCTCAATGGTCAAATTAGAAGCTATACTTCTTGAACTTGCCCGCAAAACAAATTTGTATATGCCCTTCTCTACATCATCAGGAACATCTACTTCAAAGTCCAGTTCGGTCTTTTGGCCCGGCATTACCAGGGCCTTAAAAACCTCCCGGTTGAAGCGTTTCAAATTGGTCTCCCAGCCCTTCGGTCCCTCAACTATCTCCAGGTTAACAGTGCGTGCCGCCGAAGTATGGTTTGTAATCTCCAGCGGAATTTCTACCTTTTCACCTGGTTTCACCACTATTCCGGGATAATCGGTGGAAAGAAATATTCCCTGGGCAAAAGCAGGAGAGGCAAGAATAAACACAAAGGAAATAATGAAGCAGACGGCCAGAAGAGTAAAGCTATAATTCCGCATTGCCAATATCCTCCCTCCCTGTCTCTTTCAATGTAATTAATGCAGAACATAAAGGTAGAGCCAAAGCAAAAACCTTGTATGACATTGGTGTCCGACCAAATGCCCACGAAGGTTTTGGCTATGGCTCTTGCTAAAGATAATACCACATCCGCATGGGTTTGTTAATAGACAAATATGAA is drawn from Calderihabitans maritimus and contains these coding sequences:
- a CDS encoding TerC family protein; this encodes MDGTLLLEYAWTLIVIVGLEGILAADNALVLAIMVKHLPEKARKKALLYGLGGAFLFRFASLFIISFLVGVWQVQAIGAAYLLFISINHIVKEFFINGKEHEARRIKTKKGEGFWTTVIKVELADIAFAVDSILAAVALALTLPDTNLPPIGSLDGAKFLVIIFGGLIGVVIMRFAANWLVNILNRKPGLETAAFILVGWVGIKLAIHALAHHQVAIIPEEFPESPEWKIIFWSVMIAVAAGGWFLSKDKGEEDKEVAESP
- a CDS encoding ABC transporter permease, with product MVKISPPVGLGAVFKKELSDHLTGKRFIIFFTLILITSLASIYVAGMTIRETAAAAKNEFVFLLLFTSGESSLPSFLAFLGFLAPLAGLALGFDSINGEYNRGTLIRLLAQPIHRDSVINGKFLAGVAVISIMLVALVLLVAGMGILLLGVFPTGEEMARMLVFIILSIIYVSFWMGLSILFSILFRQTTTSALAGMAAWLFFTIFVSIIAGVVADALLPLPQEATAAEIMRHQTLEQYLQRLSPTTLYYEATTVVLTPQARTLGPVYITQLEGAIPSSLPLEISVSLIWPHIVGLVALTFVCFAFSYAIFMRQEIRAV
- a CDS encoding ABC transporter ATP-binding protein translates to MAEAIIKTENLTKKYGDFCAVDNLSLTVYKGEVFGLLGPNGAGKTTTILMLLGLTEPTSGSAMVAGYDPVRNPLEIKRKVGFLPDRVGFYEDLTGRENLLYIAELNGLRGKTAERKAAEVLEQVGLSHAAHKKTYTYSRGMRQRLGLAEVLLKDPEIIIMDEPTLGIDPEGAREMLNMISFLARERGKTIMLSSHLLYQVQKVCDRVGIFVKGKMIAQGPLEDLYRQLTGDKFVIELQVGNGNDQLEGILKNIEGVTSVEKERGLYLIHCERDLRQRITEEIFKKGYHLLHLHLQGYSLDDIYRRYFQSQEVVERW
- a CDS encoding NEW3 domain-containing protein, whose protein sequence is MRNYSFTLLAVCFIISFVFILASPAFAQGIFLSTDYPGIVVKPGEKVEIPLEITNHTSAARTVNLEIVEGPKGWETNLKRFNREVFKALVMPGQKTELDFEVDVPDDVEKGIYKFVLRASSRSIASNLTIEIKVDPEGAAGTSIVTDYPVLRGPSDARFQFSVDLVNESSYEQMYSLSAVAPPGWEVYFTPAYEDERIASITLDKGATKGLEVNVKPPRFVKEGEYPIKVKALGSRSSAEADLKVIITGDYELNLTTETGRLNMTAVAGRENILKLRVENLGTKEINDITFDASEPQNWRVKFEPERIKSLAAGEAATITATVIPASRAIAGDYAFTISASADGAYDDFELRVTVKTSTMWGIIGVLIIAGVVAGVYWLFQKYGRR